Sequence from the Methanobacteriaceae archaeon genome:
GCGAACACTCTTGTGTGGATATGATATTAGCCAGTAAAGGAGTTAAAGTTGCAGACAGTATGAATGTAATGACTCCCCTGCAAGAAAATGACTTGAAACCAGGTGGCGTGGCCCGCTTAGGTGAATCTGGTGAAAAATGCGTGATGGAAATTAAAAAGATAATTAAAGATCGTGTTGAATAAATAATTAAAAAATTAATATTTACTTATCCACTTCAAAAGGTGTTTAAATGGAATCAAATAAGAAAAAAGTCATTTTCATATGTAAAAATAATTCAGGACGGTCCCAGTTGGCGGAAGCTTTACTAAAAAATACCTATAGCAATCATTATGAAGTTTACTCTGCCGGATCAGAACCTCTGGAAATTAATCCCCTTACCATAGAAGTTCTAAGGGAAATAGGTATTGATATCTCTCAAAATAAATCAAAAAGTCTGGAAAAATTCCAAGGCCATGAATTTGATTATGTGGTATCCCTATGTGATGAAGGGGCCTGTCCGGTTTTTATTGGAGGTAAAAGCCATATCCATCAGGGATTTCCCGACCCTCGTGAATTTAAAGGTGATGATAACACCCAGTTAAATTCTTTAAGAAATTTAAGAGATAATATCCAGGAATGGATAAAAAAAGAATTTAGTAGAGAAATTTAAAATAGTTAAAAAATGATTTTAATAGATTTTAAGTTAGTGGAGGGCCATTATGATTAAAATAGCCATAGTAACTGACGGGCCTTATGGAGATCGGGCCTATGAAAACATCAAAGAAGAGTTTGAAACAGATTTTATCGAGCTTGAACCACCAGTTGGTGCATTTATTGATGAAATAGAAGTTCCAGAGGATGCTTTAGAAAAATTAACAGAAGCCAATGTTATTTTAACCTATGTAATCCACCCAGACCTCACCCTGGAACTGGTAGAGCATCTCCACGATAAGGTGGACTGGATAATCGTTGGGGCCTGGAGAGGAAAAGGTTTCAAACAGCAGTTAACCCGATTTGGAAATATTACTGCTCCAGAAAACATGTGCGATCTGGAGGAAAATGGAAATCCAGTATTTGATGAATTCGTGGCTAAATTTGGCCAACCCATAGTCAAAATTAATTGTCAGAGCGATAAAGTCTTGGATGTGAAAGTCATAAGGGGATCTCCCTGTGGAGCAACTGATTTTGTGGCCAAAGACGTTATTGGAAGGAATACTGAAGGGCTGGCCAGTCGGGCCGGATTGAGGATTCAACACTACCCCTGCAGGGCACCTAAAATGCGATTATTAAGTGACGATGAGTGTAAAAAAGAAATGGCTGCTAATATGCACCGTGACGCCTTTGAAAGAGGCCTGGAAGAATCTAAAAAAGAGTGATTTATTCGCTTCTTATTTTCTTATTAACCATGCAATAATCAATTAAGAATATATTATGTTTCAATAGGGTATTTAAATGAAATCTAAAGAAATTATAAATAATTCAAAAAGATGCGACTCCACTGGGCTCAGTTTTCTGGATCGTTATCTTACACTATGGATATTCCTGGCCATGATCTTAGGAGTTTCCATCGGTTACTTTATAACTGGATGTGATTCTTTCTTAAATCAATTTTTCGTGGGAACTGCCTGATGTTTTTCGCGACTGTAAAGTGCTGGGACTGGCCATGTTCCAAAACTGGATAGGAGCGCCCATTTTTATGTTTGTTCTGGCCGTGATATTCTTATCCAACTATCCAGAGTACGTGGTATGTTTAATATTAATTGGTATTGCTCCCTGCATAGCCATGGTTTTAGTATGGAATGAACTGGCCCAGGGAAATAATGAGTACGCTGCCAGTTTAGTCGCTTTTAACAGTGTATTTCAGGTTTTATTCTACAGCGTTTATGCCTGGTTCTTTATCATGGTTTTGTTGCCCTGTTTAGGATAAATGGGACCAGCATCGATTTAAGCATTTTGGAAATTGCCCAAAGTGTTTTTATTTATCTGGGCATTCCTTTCCTGGCGGGTATGCTAACCAGATTTATTCTGGTTAAAAGAAAAGGTAAGATCTGGTATCATGAGCAATTCATACCTAAAATTAGTCCTATAACCCTCATAGCTCTTTTATTTACTATTGTGGTCATGTTCAGCCTAAAAGGAAATTATATAGTGCAGATACCATTTGATGTTATAATAATTGCCATTCCCCTTTTAATTTACTTTGTGGTGATGTTCTTTGTAACATTCTATTTAGGGCGTAGAATAGGTGCAGACTACTCTAAAACAACTGCCATTTCCTTCACTTCCGCCAGCAATAATTTTGAACTGGCCATTGCAGTGGCCATAGCTGTTTTTGGAATTGGTTCTAGTGTGGCATTTGCAACAGTAATAGGGCCCTTAATTGAAGTTCCCATACTTATAGGTCTGGTTAATGTGGCACTTTGGTTCCAGAAAAAGTATTTTGTGAAAAGTGGTTTTTAAAGGCCTTATTTTTCATGAATTTAATTTTTTAAATTATTTTTTTATTTTTAAAATAACCCCCAGCTTATAAATTAAATAATTTCTCATTATTATTCATGGACAATTATTTATCTTGAAAAAAACATAATAAATACTATGATAGAGAACTCCCCTAAAGTTCTAACCATAGTCCTTACTGAGGGCCCTTATCGCTCCCAGTATGCAGATATGGCCTATGAAATAGCACTGAGTGCACTTAATAAAAAATACAGGGTAAATTTATTTTTATATATGGATGCTACCCACATTCCAAAAAAAGAACAGAATCCCCATTCATTTCCCAATGTAGCCGCAAAATTCCGGAATCTCATAAATAAAGGGGCTGATGTGAGGGCTTGTGTGCGATGTTCCACAGCTCGAGGCCATAGTTGTGCCAAAAAACCATATATCAAAGGCGTGGCAATCACCAATGTTTATGATCTAGCAGGTTGGATAAAAGAAAGCCACCAAGTAATTAGTTTGGGGGTTTAATATGGAATCATCATTCATCATAATTGATAAGGCCCCTTACGGTTATGAAGATGCTTTTAGTGGATTTTATGTTTCAATTGCCTGCTTAAACAAAGAATTAGATTCGGATGTTCTTTTAATTGGTGACGGAGTCTATGCTGCCCTGGGAGGACAGCAGAGTGAGAGTCGTTTGAATTTCCCTTGTGTGGAAGAGCTGACTTACCTTATTTTTCCAGAAGGAAGTCTATTTGTTCATGAAAAATCATTGCAAGATCGAGGATTTAAAGAAAAAGATCTGGTGGAAGCCGCCGAAATTATAAATGATCAGGAATTATACGAAATTATGGCTGTAA
This genomic interval carries:
- a CDS encoding arsenate reductase ArsC; translation: MESNKKKVIFICKNNSGRSQLAEALLKNTYSNHYEVYSAGSEPLEINPLTIEVLREIGIDISQNKSKSLEKFQGHEFDYVVSLCDEGACPVFIGGKSHIHQGFPDPREFKGDDNTQLNSLRNLRDNIQEWIKKEFSREI
- a CDS encoding DUF166 family protein; protein product: MIKIAIVTDGPYGDRAYENIKEEFETDFIELEPPVGAFIDEIEVPEDALEKLTEANVILTYVIHPDLTLELVEHLHDKVDWIIVGAWRGKGFKQQLTRFGNITAPENMCDLEENGNPVFDEFVAKFGQPIVKINCQSDKVLDVKVIRGSPCGATDFVAKDVIGRNTEGLASRAGLRIQHYPCRAPKMRLLSDDECKKEMAANMHRDAFERGLEESKKE
- a CDS encoding DsrE family protein; its protein translation is MESSFIIIDKAPYGYEDAFSGFYVSIACLNKELDSDVLLIGDGVYAALGGQQSESRLNFPCVEELTYLIFPEGSLFVHEKSLQDRGFKEKDLVEAAEIINDQELYEIMAVKSKNTTFLRI
- a CDS encoding DsrE family protein translates to MIENSPKVLTIVLTEGPYRSQYADMAYEIALSALNKKYRVNLFLYMDATHIPKKEQNPHSFPNVAAKFRNLINKGADVRACVRCSTARGHSCAKKPYIKGVAITNVYDLAGWIKESHQVISLGV